One stretch of Geoalkalibacter ferrihydriticus DSM 17813 DNA includes these proteins:
- a CDS encoding right-handed parallel beta-helix repeat-containing protein, whose product MEIGFVDVGATHASSGLSRTPPRATHASPLRIILGLCLLLLVGCARPPVAPPVLHLTDAVIEGEAVWSGEVRITGVVVVKKNGHLTILPGTRVLFTPIDIDGDGIGDSELLVEGGIVARGTPEQPILFTSAAENPQKSDWKFLYLNFAREGVIEHIISEYAFSGIQVHFCQASVKNSVFRHNVDGVRFSTVNLEVSGNLIHDNTHGLRFEERRGRAHVHHNEIRDNDINIFVVTRSDDNSLIEYNNITAAGQYHVKLGFDQAGDLTLPRNWWGSADPVEMRRLFFDHDFDAHLGRVHAPEPLAAPLSLALP is encoded by the coding sequence ATGGAAATTGGTTTTGTTGACGTAGGGGCGACGCATGCGTCGTCCGGATTGTCCCGCACCCCGCCAAGGGCGACGCATGCGTCGCCCCTACGGATTATCCTGGGGTTGTGCCTGTTGCTGCTGGTCGGTTGCGCGCGGCCGCCCGTTGCGCCGCCGGTACTGCATCTGACCGATGCGGTGATCGAGGGTGAGGCGGTGTGGAGCGGCGAGGTGCGCATTACCGGCGTGGTGGTGGTGAAGAAAAACGGCCACCTGACCATTCTGCCCGGGACGCGGGTCTTGTTCACGCCCATCGACATTGACGGCGACGGCATCGGCGATTCGGAGTTGCTGGTCGAGGGCGGCATCGTCGCGCGCGGCACCCCCGAGCAGCCCATCCTGTTCACCAGCGCGGCCGAGAATCCGCAAAAATCCGACTGGAAATTTCTCTATCTCAACTTCGCGCGCGAGGGTGTCATCGAGCACATCATCAGCGAATACGCTTTCAGCGGCATTCAGGTGCATTTCTGCCAGGCTTCGGTGAAAAACTCGGTGTTTCGCCACAACGTCGACGGGGTGCGTTTTTCCACCGTCAACCTCGAAGTCTCCGGCAACCTGATTCACGACAACACGCACGGTCTGCGCTTCGAGGAGCGGCGCGGGCGCGCCCATGTGCATCACAACGAAATCCGCGACAACGACATCAACATCTTCGTCGTCACCCGCTCCGACGATAACAGCCTCATCGAATACAACAACATCACCGCTGCCGGCCAGTATCACGTTAAACTCGGCTTCGACCAGGCGGGCGACCTAACCCTGCCGCGCAACTGGTGGGGTAGCGCAGATCCTGTGGAAATGCGCCGTCTGTTCTTCGACCACGACTTCGATGCGCATCTCGGTCGGGTGCACGCCCCGGAGCCGCTCGCGGCCCCCCTGTCTCTCGCGCTTCCCTGA